Genomic DNA from Torulaspora delbrueckii CBS 1146 chromosome 8, complete genome:
CTTCGTCTGATTGCAGCAGCTCTCCAATGATATGTAACTAATGCATATACCATAGTACCCATAGCCACTAAAGTGAACAAACCAGCACTGATCTTACCAACGGAATCACCGAAATTCAATAGACCAATACCTAATCCACCAAGCATAACAGTGAAATTCAACCACGATAGGAAAGTACGTTCATTGGCAAAGAAGACCTTTGGTTCCACTCTAGTGGGTAGAGCGATCTTCTTGCCGGGAGTCTTTTGTAATAGAGGAGCAGATGACATCTTACACAGTCTTCTAGCTCTATAGAATAGTATTTGCCAAGGCCTTCTCAGAGCCAAGTCCCTTTATATTCCCAGCATATTTGTGCTGCAATTgtcgaatttttcacttcttgATAGGCATCGCACGTGGACACCCAGCCATTCTCAAGGTGGAAACTACAGAACTACTAGATGATGACCATTTAATCGTTGATCAACTCGAATTCTACTTCATCTGATGGTTCACTAGATCTTCTAATTGCTAGAAGAAGTTGTCTCTTGCTCTGTTTCTTTCGCTACCCCCTTGTATCTTTCTCCTGTACTTGTAGTGTTCTTGTGAAAAAGTGCTCTGACTTGCACTCGAACCAACGAGATGGAGTTCCAAACTGGCCAGGATAAGGTGGCTAATGCCCCTGTCTCTCAGGATAAGCTTGTTGAATTGATTGAGACGAGTTATGTAGCTGCGGGTGCTTCCCCTGGGGAGGGTTCCGTGAAGGATAAGTTCTTGACAAAGGTTCTAGAACAACTGGTTCAGCACTCTTCACAGTACAAGTATGTGATTTCAATGACTAGTCTGAAAGGTGAAGCTAAAGATAATGATGTTTCTATGTCAAATGATATTGGAGCAGCTTGGAATAGCAAGAAAGATGGATTTTACAATTATACACTGGCTAATAACGATGAAAAGTTCCTAGTGACTGTCTTTTGGATCTCTAAATAATGTATAGAGATTTGTCTATATTAGTATGTTGACTCTACTGATGAAAGTCGGTTGTACTTCCGCTTCgttcaattggttcaatcTCGCGGGATCATTACACAGTTGCGTAGCGGTTTGtaaaatcttctttgtatCGGACTTGTCCACATCCTTTCTACAGTTCAATATAGCCGCAAGAAGCTTGATTGGCGTGTCCCAGTACACAGAGAGGCAGTTGGACCATATCGCGGTGATGTTATCCACTTCGCCACAACTGAAATCCATGAAATATTCCATCAGTTTGAACTTATCGTCAATGATCATGGTCTTATCTTCACTCTCGGGCAGTAATTGGACGAAAACTTTATAGAAAATCTC
This window encodes:
- the VTC1 gene encoding Vtc1p (similar to Saccharomyces cerevisiae VTC1 (YER072W); ancestral locus Anc_7.260) yields the protein MSSAPLLQKTPGKKIALPTRVEPKVFFANERTFLSWLNFTVMLGGLGIGLLNFGDSVGKISAGLFTLVAMGTMVYALVTYHWRAAAIRRRGSGPYDDRLGPTLLCFFLLIAVVINFILRLRYSKDV
- the TDA2 gene encoding Tda2p (similar to Saccharomyces cerevisiae YER071C; ancestral locus Anc_7.259): MEFQTGQDKVANAPVSQDKLVELIETSYVAAGASPGEGSVKDKFLTKVLEQLVQHSSQYKYVISMTSLKGEAKDNDVSMSNDIGAAWNSKKDGFYNYTLANNDEKFLVTVFWISK